Genomic DNA from Candidatus Brocadia sp.:
CCCGGTGACGAGACGGGAAATCCTGCCTCAATAACGTCCACATTCAATAGCGCCAATTGTCGTGCAATCTGGACCTTCTCATTAATATCCAGACTGGCGCCCGGAGACTGTTCTCCGTCTCGTAGTGTAGTATCAAAAATAATGATGTTATTATTGGTCACGAATATTTTTTTCTCTTATTCCCAAAATCAAATAAAGTACCGTCATGATAGGATAATTGCAAAATTTTACTACATGTGGTGAATACATTCAATACCTATTTAAAATTAAGGGATTGATAAGTTATATCGCGTCTCATTGATAAATATTGCTAATAAACTTCACTTTGTTGCAGAATTGGGTGAAAAAAGGTAGAATTTCCAAGGGAGTTGAGACATGAGTATATTGTGAAGAGGGTGTTGATATGTTCTCTATCTATTTTGTTACTATTCCGTTCTCGATCTCTGTGATTTTAATGCTTCAGAGATATGATAAAAAGGCCGATATTTGTGTCACAAAAATCGATTGTAAAATTCGGGTTTTTTTCTAATAAAGTCTTAGATTTTATAAAAGGGGGGAAAAATGCCTTACTCGTTAAGATGTTTTATAAATAGATCTCTGAAATATTTTACCATGATGGTGTTTTTTGCGGAATTCCTTTTTCTTGCCAGTTGTATGACTCAAAAGAAAACAACAATTACCCCGAAAACCGTAATCACCCCTCCCGGAGAAATTACCATTACCAAAGCAGAAGAAGCGGCAACAAGTGCAAAAGAGGAGAAAGGAATTACTGAAGAATCCTTGAAATGCATAACATGTCACGAGGAACGTGGGGTGACACATGGCTGGGTTGCCGATTGGCAGGGTAGCAAGCATGCAAGAAAGGGTGTGGGATGCGAGGCATGCCACATTAGCTCAAATGCAGAACTCGTAATGAAGGAAATGACAGAATTGGAATATCTCAGCATGAATGGGAACAGTTGCGATGACACTAGGGTTCAGCGCAAGGTTACTGCCAGCAATTGTGGCAAATGCCACAGAAAAGAATACAAGGAATTTATGAAGAGTCGCCACTCCATTGGCTGGCAAAGGGTGATGGAGTGCGAGAAACTTATGGAAATTTCTAAAGACACCCGTTCAGAAAAGTGTGAGCAGTGTCATAATATCCAATTTAAATGCGATTCATGTCACACGCGGCATACCTTCAATACCCTTGAGGCTAAAACGCCCGAGGCATGCAGGACGTGCCACATGGGTTCAGATCATCCCCATCACGATGCATACATCTCTTCCAAGCACGGGACTGTTTATACGGCAAGTCAATCGGCCATATTAAAAGAATCTCAATCTATTCAATCCTTGCGTTCGCCTGTATGTGTTACCTGCCATATGCCCCAGGGTAATCATGATATGAGTTTCGGACTTACCTGTGGCCCTGTTGCAGGAAGTAGACTGTCTTACATAGACAGGAATGGCGCTGCCATAGATGAAATTGAATTAGCAAAAAAACGTGAAGAAATGCTGTCTGTCTGTAATACATGCCATTCCTTACGCTTTGCAAAGAATGCATTAACGAGGGCTGATGATATATATAAAAATATTGAGGCTGTAATAAAAGAGGCGAAGGATATTGTTATTGGTTTAGAAAAGGAAAAGATTTTGATTCCACCAATTGGTGGAGTAGTGCAAATTTCTTTGCCTGGTCATGCCTTCATTGACGGAAACCTGCAATCCTATACAAATAAATCCAAAATAGAGCGTCTTTTTATCAAATTAACATACAGTGCTGCTGTTACATGGAAAGGGGCTTATCATGAAAACCCGGGCTATACACACGTATATGGGTGGGCAAAACTCCAGGAAGATTTGAGCGATATGAAAGAAGAAGTGAAAAAATTACGGGAAGAAGCAGAACTCAGAAGGAAGATGAAAATGAAGCTGCGATAAAATGCCGAAGCAGGGAGTTGAACCCTGACCCCGTTGCCGGGACTAGACCCTGAATCTAGCGCGTCTGCCAATTCCGCCACTTCGGCCTATAAGAAATTTGAATAACTGATTGTAAAAAATAAAAATAACCAAGTCAAAGGAATTTTAATAAATTGGTCTTGCATTGCTATTGGCAATCTGTTACGATTTTAATCATTTTTAATAATTCGATAATTATTTATGAGTTGCAATTGCTGATGGAAATTATAGCGAAGAATAGAAAAGCGTATTTCCAATATGAAATCCTGGAAAAGTTTGAAGCGGGCATTGTGCTCACTGGAACAGAAGTTAAATCGATTCGGAATAAAGATGTAAGTATCAACGAAAGTTTTGCTCATATCGATAATGGAGAAGTTTTTATTCACGAAATGCATATTGGACAATATAAACAGGGAAATAGACAAAATCATGAGCCCAAAAGGGTAAGAAAGCTTCTTTTGCACAAAAAAGAAATCAGCAAGATAGTTGGTAAAGTCAAACAAAAGGGATATACGATGGTTCCCTTAACTTTATATTTTAAGGAAGGTTTTGTAAAGGTGGAGCTTGCCCTTGTGAGAGGAAAGACGACTATAGATAAGCGGGAAGATATCAAAAAACGAACCATTGAGAGGGAAATACAGAGAGCCATGAGATAATTTGGAAATTCTTTATGGCAAATCCACTAAAGAAAGTGAAAAGGAGAATATGCCTCCTGTAAGGATATTAATCGTAGAAGATGAACGTCAAACAGTTGATGCGTTAAGGGATTTGTTTGAACAGAATGGCTACGAAACAGAAGTTGCCCTTAATAAACAAGTGGCTTTAGCCATACTCCAGGAGAGAAAAATGGATCTTGTGATCGTAAGCACAATGGTTCAGGAGATTTCTGGCCTGGAAATACTATACGAAATGAAAAAAATAATTCCCAATATACCTATTATTGTGATCAGTAACCAAAAATCAAAACGTATTGAATCTTCTTTCACGAAAGCAGGTGCAAACGTTTTTATTGTAAAGCCTCTAGAAGCATCGTTTGTCTTGCAAACGATCGAGAATTTATTAGAAGCTCGATTTGTCATTGCTGCACCCAAAAAAACAAAGTCGTACTCAAAAAGCAAGAAATAATTTCTTTCCCGTATTGCAAGATTTATGCATTGTCTCAGGTTAAACTTAAGGGTGTGTTTTCATACCTTTGCATTTTTCTTAATGTTTGGTGCGTTTTTTGTCACCTTTCTTGAAGCAAAAATAATAAATCCGAATAATCTCAACAAACGCCTCCAGCATATATTAAATAATCCATCTCTCAAAAACGTGTCGTACGGTATTAGTATTGTATCAGCAAAAAAGAACTCTTCCCTGTTCAGTTACCGAAGTAATGATTTATTCAGTGTTGCTTCCAATATGAAACTGCTTACCACGTCAGCTGCCCTGGACTATCTGGGACCAGATTTCGAGTATAAAACAATTATTAAAACCAATGGTATAATAGCGGCTTCAGGGGAACTTAATGGGGACGTTATTATCAAAGGAAGCGGTGATCCGAATATTTCGGGGAGATTTTATCAAGAGAATATCTTAGCTATTCCGGAATTCTGGGCACAAGCTATAAGAAACCGGGGTATTTGTGCAATCGCGGGAGATATCATAGCGGATGACACTATATTCGATCGTATGTATGTTAATCCTGATTGGCCGCAAAACCAATTGTCTGAATGGTATTGTGCCCCAAGTTGTGGGTTATCCTTTAATGATAATTGTGTCGATATCACAGTCATTCCCGACAAAAGGCCGGGAAGCGCTGTAACACTTTTAATAGACCCGGATACGTCATATTTCACAATCTTTAATAACTGTGTTTATACAACCGACAAAAAGAAGCACGCATATTCTATCCATCGGAAACCGGGCACTAATCAGATATTTATTAAGGGAATGTTCTACGTCAATGCATCTCCTGAAAAGAAGTGGGTAAGTGTACATAATCCGGCACTTTATCTTGCAACTGTCTTTAAAGAAATTCTCGAAAAGAATGGTATTGCAGTGCATGGGAATGCTCGATTAATTGATAAGGGTGATTCTATCAAATCTGATTTGGAAGTGATTACACAAACTACCTCTACAATGGAACAGACCATCCTTGTAACAAATAAACAAAGCCAAAACTTTTATGCCGAACAAATAATTAAAACCCTGGGGGCGCAGATTAAGGGCAGAGGAACTTTAGAGGCTGGGATAGAGGTTATACAGGATTTTATGGCAAAATTAGGTTTTCAACCTGAGGAATATCAAATTAATGATGGATGCGGTTTGTCAAAAAGTAACCGACTTTCACCCAAAATGATAACTACTCTTCTTGCGTATATGAGGAAACATCCACATGCAAAGGTACTGTGGGATTCTTTGCCTACTTCAGGAACAGACGGAGGGCTGCGTCGGCGAATGATTTCTCCACGATACAAAGATAAAATACGTGCGAAAACCGGGTATATTGCAAAGACATCAACACTTTCTGGATATGTCGATACTCCTCATGGAGATGTACTTGTCTTTTCAATTCTTATGAACAATTTCAAAAATCTCAGTAAGATTATGAAACTCCAGGATGATATTTGTAAAACTTTAGTAGATTGTTATAATTAAAAATCATATGAGTGAACATATTAAAAAAGTATACTCTTTCTATTCATGGATTTATGATGCCTTTTTTGGAAAAATTTTTGAGCATGGAAGATATTCCGCCTTTCATATGATGAACGTAAAGCCCAACGAAACTATACTTGAAGTTGGCGTGGGAACTGGATTGTCATTACCTTTATATCCAAAGGATGCCAGGGTGGTTGGAATAGATATCAGTCAGGAGATGTTGGATAAGGCAGAGTCGAAAAAACAATACTACCATTTATCCAATGTTAACCTCTATGTCATGGATGCATCATCTATGACATTTGCGGATAATAGTTTTGATAAAGTCATTGCCTCTCATGTAATCACGGTGGTGCCTGACCCTTTGCATACTTTAAAAGAGATAAAAAGGGTATGCAAAAAGGGCGGAGAAATTTTTATATTGAATTATACAGGGTGCAATAACAAACTTATCTCACGTTTTGAAAAATTCATTTCTCCATTCCGGGATAAGGTAGGTTTAGGGAAACACATTGATCTGGATGAACTGTTGCTGGATACGCGCCTCTCTATACTCTGCGAACAGAGAGTTAATTTCTGGGGGATGTGCCGGCTGATAAAATGTAAAAACAGCTATTAGCTGGCCTAAGTATCTAACGTTTTCGGCCAACACAGATATAATTAAATCCCAGTTTCTTCACCTCGTCTGGTTCGTATATATTTCTGCCGTCGATTATATTCGGATGCTTTATTAATTGCTTGACTCTTTTTAGGTCAAGGTCTCTAAACTCATTCCACTCTGTCACGATAACCAGTGCATCACATCCTTTCACTGCGAAATATGGGTCGTCGCAGTATGTTACGTCTTGTAAAATCTTCTTCGCAGTTTCCTGTGCCTCGGGATCGAATGCCTTTATCTTCGCACCCAGCTCTTGCAGTTGCTGAATGATTGAGATGGAGGGTGCTTCCCTCATATCATCCGTCTTCGGCTTAAAAGCGAGTCCCCATATGGCTATATTTTTGCCTTTCAACACTGGCACGAGTTTCTTGATTTTTTCAATAAGAGACCTCTTTTGCAGCTCGTTTACTTCATCTACGGCAGTTAATATTTTT
This window encodes:
- a CDS encoding class I SAM-dependent methyltransferase, coding for MSEHIKKVYSFYSWIYDAFFGKIFEHGRYSAFHMMNVKPNETILEVGVGTGLSLPLYPKDARVVGIDISQEMLDKAESKKQYYHLSNVNLYVMDASSMTFADNSFDKVIASHVITVVPDPLHTLKEIKRVCKKGGEIFILNYTGCNNKLISRFEKFISPFRDKVGLGKHIDLDELLLDTRLSILCEQRVNFWGMCRLIKCKNSY
- the dacB gene encoding D-alanyl-D-alanine carboxypeptidase/D-alanyl-D-alanine-endopeptidase — translated: MHCLRLNLRVCFHTFAFFLMFGAFFVTFLEAKIINPNNLNKRLQHILNNPSLKNVSYGISIVSAKKNSSLFSYRSNDLFSVASNMKLLTTSAALDYLGPDFEYKTIIKTNGIIAASGELNGDVIIKGSGDPNISGRFYQENILAIPEFWAQAIRNRGICAIAGDIIADDTIFDRMYVNPDWPQNQLSEWYCAPSCGLSFNDNCVDITVIPDKRPGSAVTLLIDPDTSYFTIFNNCVYTTDKKKHAYSIHRKPGTNQIFIKGMFYVNASPEKKWVSVHNPALYLATVFKEILEKNGIAVHGNARLIDKGDSIKSDLEVITQTTSTMEQTILVTNKQSQNFYAEQIIKTLGAQIKGRGTLEAGIEVIQDFMAKLGFQPEEYQINDGCGLSKSNRLSPKMITTLLAYMRKHPHAKVLWDSLPTSGTDGGLRRRMISPRYKDKIRAKTGYIAKTSTLSGYVDTPHGDVLVFSILMNNFKNLSKIMKLQDDICKTLVDCYN
- the smpB gene encoding SsrA-binding protein SmpB — protein: MEIIAKNRKAYFQYEILEKFEAGIVLTGTEVKSIRNKDVSINESFAHIDNGEVFIHEMHIGQYKQGNRQNHEPKRVRKLLLHKKEISKIVGKVKQKGYTMVPLTLYFKEGFVKVELALVRGKTTIDKREDIKKRTIEREIQRAMR
- a CDS encoding response regulator, which produces MEILYGKSTKESEKENMPPVRILIVEDERQTVDALRDLFEQNGYETEVALNKQVALAILQERKMDLVIVSTMVQEISGLEILYEMKKIIPNIPIIVISNQKSKRIESSFTKAGANVFIVKPLEASFVLQTIENLLEARFVIAAPKKTKSYSKSKK